One region of Arvicola amphibius chromosome 3, mArvAmp1.2, whole genome shotgun sequence genomic DNA includes:
- the Slc38a3 gene encoding sodium-coupled neutral amino acid transporter 3, whose amino-acid sequence MEIPRQTEMVELVPNGKHLEGLLPVGVSATDTQRAEDPQHCAEGKGFLEKSSSKAPHFTDFEGKTSFGMSVFNLSNAIMGSGILGLAYAMANTGIILFLFLLTAVALLSSYSIHLLLKSSGIVGIRAYEQLGYRAFGTPGKLAAALAITLQNIGAMSSYLYIIKSELPLVIQTFLNLEKPTSAWYMDGNYLVILVSITIILPLALMRQLGYLGYSSGFSLSCMVFFLIAVIYKKFQVPCSLAHDLANATGNFSHTVVLEEKAQQQGEPEAAAFCTPSYFTLNSQTAYTIPIMAFAFVCHPEVLPIYTELKDPSKKKMQHISNLSIAVMYVMYFLAALFGYLTFYDGVESELLHTYSKVDPFDVLILCVRVAVLIAVTLTVPIVLFPVRRAIQQMLFQNQEFSWLRHVLIATGLLTCINLLVIFAPNILGIFGIIGATSAPCLIFIFPAIFYFRIMPTEKEPARSTPKILALCFAAVGFLLMTMSLSFIIIDWVSGTSHHGGNH is encoded by the exons ATGGAGATACCACGACAGACAGAGATGGTGGAACTGGTGCCCAATGGCAAGCACTTGGAGGGACTCCTACCGGTGGGCGTGTCtgcaacagacacacagag GGCCGAAGACCCCCAACACTGTGCAGAAGGCAAGGGCTTCCTTGAGAAAAGCTCCAGCAAGGCGCCACACTTCACTGAC TTCGAGGGGAAGACATCATTTGGGATGTCCGTGTTCAATCTCAGCAATGCCATCATGGGCAGTGGCATCCTGGGTCTCGCCTACGCCATGGCCAATACTGGCATCATCCTTTTCCT GTTCCTTCTGACAGCTGTTGCCCTGCTATCTAGCTACTCCATCCACCTGCTCCTCAAGTCTTCGGGGATTGTGG GCATCCGTGCCTATGAGCAGCTGGGCTACCGTGCCTTTGGGACCCCAGGGAAGCTGGCAGCAGCTCTGGCCATCACGCTGCAGAACATTGGAG CCATGTCCAGCTACCTGTACATCATCAAGTCTGAGTTGCCTCTTGTCATACAGACCTTCCTGAATCTGGAGAAGCCGACCTC GGCATGGTACATGGATGGCAACTACCTTGTGATCCTGGTGTCTATCACCATCATTCTGCCCTTAGCACTAATGCGGCAGCTTG GTTACCTGGGCTACTCCAGTGGCTTCTCTCTCAGCTGCATGGTGTTCTTCTTGATCGCA GTCATCTACAAGAAGTTCCAAGTTCCCTGCTCATTGGCACACGACTTGGCCAATGCCACAGGCAACTTCAGCCACACGGTGGTACTGGAGGAGAAGGCACAGCAACAGGGAGAGCCTGAGGCTGCAGCCTTCTGCACCCCAAGTTACTTCACACTCAACTCACAG ACAGCATACACCATCCCCATCATGGCCTTCGCCTTCGTCTGCCACCCCGAGGTGCTGCCTATATACACAGAACTCAAGGA CCCCTCCAAGAAGAAGATGCAACACATTTCCAACCTGTCCATTGCTGTCATGTATGTCATGTACTTCCTGGCTGCCCTCTTCGGCTACCTCACCTTCTATG ACGGGGTGGAGTCGGAGCTGCTACACACCTACAGCAAGGTGGACCCGTTTGATGTGCTGATCTTATGTGTGCGCGTGGCCGTACTGATAGCAGTCACACTTACAGTTCCAATCGTCCTGTTCCCG GTACGACGTGCCATCCAGCAGATGCTGTTTCAGAACCAGGAGTTCAGCTGGTTGCGGCACGTGCTCATCGCCACTGGCCTGCTTACTTGCATCAACCTGCTGGTTATCTTCGCCCCCAACATCTTGGGCATCTTTGGGATCATTG GGGCCACATCTGCTCCGTGCCTCATCTTCATCTTTCCTGCCATCTTCTACTTCCGAATCATGCCCACTGAGAAGGAGCCTGCAAGATCCACCCCTAAAATTCTG GCCCTTTGTTTTGCTGCGGTTGGCTTTTTGCTGATGACCATGAGTTTGAGTTTCATCATCATTGACTGGGTCTCTGGGACCAGCCATCACGGAGGAAACCATTAG